The window ATCGCTCCCCTGGACTTGGACATGAGCACCCCGGTTGAAATGACCAAGAGAAAAAAAAGATAGAGATGTTTTTTAAAAAAATCCTTGTCCTTGAGTCCGGCTAAAGAAAGAAAACCTTCTTGGGAAAGAGAATACTGCCAGAATAGGTAGCCTAAACCCAAAGGAACGATCAACAAAAGAAGCCCCCCCATGTGCGTTCTCAGCACGTAGGGTCCAAAAGGATCCCCTCCCTGGGTCAGTTCTCTTACCCAGTAAAGCTTGCCGTTGAAAGTAGCCCTTTGGACGACTCCAAAAAGGGTCAGGGCCAGTCCATTTATAACCATGATCAAAATAAGGGAGGAAATTTCTTTTCGGGAAGAGAGCAGTTGAAAAAGGAGAAAACCGTAGAGAGCAAGCCCACTCCATTCAAGCAGGTAAAAGTAAGTCTCCTTGGGATTGAGGGATAGGCAAAGAACGGAAGGATATTCCTTTCCGGGAGGAAGGGAAAGGAAAGAAGAAACTTTTTTAGCTATTTCAAGCCTTCCTGGAGAAAGGAAGCTTACCAGCTCAGAAGGCAGGGGAATAACCTGCAAAAGCAGGTAAAAAAGAAAACAGCTACCAGCCACAAACCCGGGAAAAAGCCAGATTTTTTCCTCTTTTTTCTTTGCAACCCACAGTATAAAGGCCAAGAGGATTAGAAAGAAAAGGAGTTGTTTTGACCAGGGCTCAACGGAACCGAAAAGCCAAGGAGAAAGGATCAAAACACCGTAAAGAATGGTTTTAGGAAGAAGGAGATTCTGAAGAGTGTTCTTGAACATTGTCTTCAAAGGGATCTTCTCCATCCTTTTGTTCCTCTCCAGAATCTTCGTCTTCGGGGGAAGCGGGGTCTTTCTCATCGGGAAGAATTTCTTCAAATTGGACCTTGTCTATCCAAACTTTCCCGTAGAGGGGAATTTCCCATTCGGGGCTTTCTTTCCACTTGATTCTCAGGTAAGAAGTGCCGATCATTTTTGGGGTTTTGATCTTAGCTTCCACAACCGTCCACTTTTTGTTGATGGCTAGGGGTTCGGTACTCCCCAAGACCCGGTCGTTGTCTTTATCGTAAACATCGAGGACGACTCCAGAACTGCTTGAAATATCTTCATACTTGGCTGCCGCTGAAAGAAGGTAATTTTTTTTGGGTTCGATGAAAAGGAGCTGTTCTACCAGCACCTGGTCATGGTTGGGATCGATCCCGATGAATTCGATCAATAAGGAACTTTTTTTGGAAAAAGCGGCCAGGCAATCCTGTTTAATTTTTAAAAAAGAACTCCGGGGATGGAACCTCCATCCAAAGCCCCAGTTTTGCAGGGCCTCTTCAAAATCCCCATTCCAGACGAGGCTGTTGGAACCCATGAGCCTATTCCATACCTGCTTGGCTTCTTTTAGCTCTCGGCTGCCGATCAAAAAATTGACGTATTTTTTTGAGAGTTCTTGATCGAAAGGAATTTTACCCTTGGATGTTCCCAAATTCCAGCTCATCTTGGCTTCCTCTGTCCATTTCTCATCTATGCACAGCTTTAAGTAGGCGGACAAAGAACCGCTTTTCTTTTCGTCCACGAGGGCAAATCCTCCCTTTTCTCCAAGCAA is drawn from Methylacidiphilum infernorum V4 and contains these coding sequences:
- a CDS encoding O-antigen ligase family protein — translated: MFKNTLQNLLLPKTILYGVLILSPWLFGSVEPWSKQLLFFLILLAFILWVAKKKEEKIWLFPGFVAGSCFLFYLLLQVIPLPSELVSFLSPGRLEIAKKVSSFLSLPPGKEYPSVLCLSLNPKETYFYLLEWSGLALYGFLLFQLLSSRKEISSLILIMVINGLALTLFGVVQRATFNGKLYWVRELTQGGDPFGPYVLRTHMGGLLLLIVPLGLGYLFWQYSLSQEGFLSLAGLKDKDFFKKHLYLFFLLVISTGVLMSKSRGAIGSFLLSLFLLMGFIAWGEKGNKRLSLFLFAFIFSAVLFTLWLASDLFLGTTERLIQTSVNEEARGEIWKEAMKLWKLFPLTGVGFGAFEDAFGMVRTVFPGPHRVAHAESDFIELLVEGGILGALPVIFFLARMIGVNGLKIQAMDDQGRKLAFGALCSFVGGLFQGVANFNMALMANMLYLLTAAVILSKVVVLGQKKEGSFVEKKSFLERKLSTLFRPSP